In Monodelphis domestica isolate mMonDom1 chromosome 4, mMonDom1.pri, whole genome shotgun sequence, one DNA window encodes the following:
- the MRAP gene encoding melanocortin-2 receptor accessory protein, which translates to MANRTNSTHSYYSYEYYMDYVDLPQVDERKLKANKYSIVIAFWVSLAAFVVLLFLILLYMSWSGSVPIRGARSHRKCPWNYINFLFFIQKARSHQNSPMSPLQSQGQIKELEDGSSGNEQSQGNNCTPEPVLINDGNPFPENASHKALVVQVDSTVEKQARDPPYQS; encoded by the exons ATGGCAAACAGAACTAACTCCACACATTCTTACTACAGCTATGAATACTACATGGACTACGTGGATCTTCCACAAGTAGATGAAAGGAAGTTGAAGGCGAACAAAT ATTCAATCGTCATTGCTTTTTGGGTCAGCCTTGCAGCATTTGTGGTGCTTCTCTTCCTAATTTTGCTCTATATGTCCTGGTCTGGCTCAGTTCCAATAAG GGGTGCCCGTTCACACCGTAAATGCCCATGGAATTACATCAACTTCCTCTTCTTCATCCAGAAGGCCAGAAGTCATCAAAACAGTCCCATGAGCCCCTTGCAGTCTCAGGGTCAAATCAAAGAACTAGAAGATGGCAGTTCTGGCAATGAGCAATCACAGGGCAATAATTGCACCCCAGAACCTGTTCTAATCAATGATGGTAATCCTTTCCCAGAAAATGCATCTCATAAAGCCCTGGTGGTTCAAGTTGATAGCACAGTTGAAAAACAAGCAAGAGATCCCCCCTACCAAAGCTGA